A part of Kryptolebias marmoratus isolate JLee-2015 linkage group LG8, ASM164957v2, whole genome shotgun sequence genomic DNA contains:
- the LOC108231938 gene encoding NEDD8-activating enzyme E1 catalytic subunit, whose product MADAEEPEKKRRRIEDLTEKMAVESGHRDGGWDGRWNHVRKFLERPGPFTHPDFEPSTESLQFLLETCKILVIGAGGLGCELLKNLALSGFRLIHVVDMDTIDVSNLNRQFLFRPKDVGRPKAEVAADFINNRIPGCKVVPHFKKIQDFDESFYRQFHIIVCGLDSIIARRWINGMLISVLSYEDGVLDPSSIIPLIDGGTEGFKGNARVILPGMTACIDCTLELYPPQINFPMCTIASMPRLPEHCIEYARILQWPKEQPFGETSLDGDNPEHIQWVFERSKDRASQFNIPGVTYRLTQGVVKRIIPAVASTNAVIAAACATEVFKIATSAYIPLNNYLVFNDVDGLYTYTFEAERKENCTACSQVPQDLQFPPSAKLQEVLEYLTENASLQMKSPAITTTLEGKNKTLYLQSVKSIEERTRPNLCKTLKELGLSDGQEIAVADVTTPQTVLFKINFTA is encoded by the exons ATGGCGGATGCCGAGGAGCC ggagaagaaaagaaggcGAATAGAGGACCTGACTGAGAA AATGGCTgttgaaagtggacacagggACGGAGGGTGGGATGGCCGCTGGAATCACGTGAGGAAGTTTCTGGAGAGGCCGGGCCCATTCACCCATCCTGACTTCGAGCCGAGCACGGAG TCTTTGCAGTTCTTGTTGGAGACGTGCAAGATTTTGGTCATTGGCGCGGGAGGACTTGGATGTGAACTCCTTAAGAATCTG GCTCTGTCTGGGTTTCGCCTCATTCACGTGGTCGACATGGACACCATTGATGTCTCGAACCTCAACAGGCAGTTTCTGTTCAG GCCCAAAGATGTCGGAAGACCAAAGGCTGAAGTAGCGGCGGACTTCATCAACAATCGTATCCCAGGATGCAAAGTAGTCCC tcattttaaaaagatccAGGACTTTGATGAGTCTTTCTACAGGC AGTTTCACATCATCGTCTGCGGACTCGACTCCATCATTGCCAGACGCTGGATAAACGGAATGCTG ATATCCGTCCTGAGCTATGAGGACGGCGTCCTGGATCCCAGCTCCATCATCCCCCTCATCGACGGAGGAACGGAGGGCTTTAAAGGGAACGCTCGTGTCATTCTGCCGGGCATGACCGCATGTATCGACTGCACACTGGAGCTGTACCCACCACAG ATAAATTTCCCAATGTGCACCATTGCGTCGATGCCAAGGCTGCCAGAACATTGCATTGAATACGCCCGAATTTTACAGTGGCCCAAAGAACAGCCTTTTGgag AGACGAGTTTAGATGGCGACAATCCAGAGCACATCCAGTGGGTGTTCGAAAGATCCAAAGACAGAGCGTCGCAGTTTAACATCCCAGGAGTGACATACAGGCTCACGCAGG GAGTTGTGAAGAGGATCATTCCGGCCGTGGCGTCGACGAATGCTGTTATTGCTG CTGCTTGTGCAACCGAGGTTTTTAAAATCGCTACGAG cgcATATATCCCCTTAAATAACTACCTCGTCTTCAACGACGTGGACGGACTGTACACCTACACGTTCGAAGCTGAGCGAAAG GAAAATTGTACCGCGTGCAGCCAAGTACCTCAGGatctccagtttcctccttcTGCCAAATTACAGGAGGTTTTAGAGTACCTGACAGAGAACGCCTCGCT ACAGATGAAATCACCTGCTATCACCACAACTCTAGAAGGAAAGAATAAAACGCTGTATCTGCAG TCTGTAAAATCCATAGAAGAACGCACAAGGCCAAACCTctgcaaaactttaaaag AGCTGGGCTTGTCGGATGGCCAGGAAATAGCCGTAGCAGATGTCACCACCCCCCAGactgttctctttaaaatcaatttcacCGCTTGA
- the LOC108232037 gene encoding PRA1 family protein 3, which yields MAAKMELAPLRPWDDFFPGADRFSKPEFGDLTKWNNRVISNLMYYQTNYFVVALAVFLIVGFMNPFGLILGGGVVTLVFAGSVWAGENKAMIKNFKRKNPTLFVFGVMITSYFLLSLFGGVMVFIFGITFPLLLILIHASLRLRNMKNKLENKIEGVGLKKTPMGMIMDLLDQQEEKINKIQDFLESKLKE from the exons ATGGCAGCCAAGATGGAGCTGGCGCCTCTCAGACCGTGGGACGACTTCTTCCCCGGAGCGGACCGGTTCAGTAAACCAGAGTTCGGAGATTTGACCAAGTGGAACAACAGAGTGATCAGTAATTTAATGTACTACCAGACGAATTATTTCGTTGTGGCCCTGGCGGTTTTTCTCATTGTAGG GTTCATGAATCCCTTCGGCTTGATTCTGGGAGGTGGCGTGGTGACTCTGGTCTTTGCTGGTTCTGTCTGGGCCGGGGAGAACAAGGCCATGATCAAGAACTTCAAGAGGAAGAACCCGACTCTGTTCGTGTTCGGCGTCATGATCACCAGCTACTTTCTGCTGTCGCTGTTCGGCGGCGTCatggttttcatttttggaATCACTTTCCCCTTGCTGT TGATCCTGATCCATGCCTCTCTGAGACTGCGCAACATGAAGAACAAGCTGGAGAACAAGATCGAAGGTGTCGGGCTGAAGAAGACCCCGATGGGTATGATCATGGATCTGCTGGATCAACAAGAGGAGAAGATCAACAAGATTCAGGATTTTCTGGAAAGTAAACTGAAGGAATAA
- the lmod3 gene encoding leiomodin-3, producing the protein MSNNQEHEDLSEEDIDEDEILAMLSPEELKELQSEMDVIIAPDESVPVGQRQKDQTEKPPTGTFDHRSLVGYLYWEKESKRMVEEERVPATLLPSEKVLQEEAEKKDMDDHSEKATYEEQEEVIDEEAADGTDGEEITEEIIEEIAEEDDGKAEKDKEVDVQDENADKLHVKTTPEDPDIDVEAPDNTEAAAENNPAGSPTVLDSKDTTNNEDKEEITNKDISNAEDISKVPDTDEANDNFPKREQIKVNKLKIPKLALNNIKMTSRPSGNETNLESTLDKIRNNNPSVTEVNLNNIENIPKEMLLDYVNALKKNKHVKTFSIANTGVDENIAFSLANMLRENRSITTLNIESNFITGKGIVAIIRCLQFNEALTELRFHNQRHMLGHHAEMEISRLLKANNTLLKMGYHFEQPGPRMVVTNILTRNLDRQRQLRKEEQRQQQLKEQRELVQRYEDSLNLPPGLLEMLGYVPPLELLQEQEPVPPPPSSSEPNSSPRTQHQREQLEPQRNLKHKSTPKQAGAGPSNPLRDIQLKRTPKKRNPLLELDPRDDRRPERPSFQLRKTTKVKDAGARETADEKANLTDVIKTLKPVPRRRVPPKVDLTPRDQLLSEIKKSNVAYLKSVPLPKALESSETSLL; encoded by the exons ATGTCTAACAACCAAGAACACGAGGACCTCAGCGAGGAGGACATCGACGAGGATGAAATCCTGGCAATGCTTTCGCctgaggagctgaaggagctccaGAGCGAGATGGATGTTATCATTGCCCCAGATGAGAGCGTACCCGTGGGACAGAGGCAGAAAGACCAGACGGAGAAACCTCCCACAGGAACCTTTGACCACAGATCCCTGGTCGGTTATCTCTACTGGGAGAAGGAGTCCAAACGGATGGTCGAGGAAGAAAGGGTACCCGCCACTCTGTTGCCCAGTGAG aAAGTTTTACAGGAGGAAGCTGAAAAGAAAGACATGGATGACCATTCGGAAAAGGCAACATATGAAGAGCAGGAAGAGGTTATTGATGAAGAGGCTGCTGATGGTACAGATGGGGAGGAAATTACAGAAGAGATAATTGAGGAAATAGCTGAAGAAGATGATGGGAAAGCCGAAAAGGACAAAGAGGTTGATGTACAAGATGAAAATGCTGATAAGCTACACGTAAAAACAACACCTGAGGATCCAGACATAGATGTAGAGGCCCCAGATaacacagaagcagcagcagaaaataatcCGGCTGGCAGTCCAACTGTTTTAGACTCAAAGGATACAACAAACAACGAAGATAAGGAGGAAATTACAAATAAGGATATTTCAAATGCTGAAGACATTTCAAAAGTACCAGATACAGATGAGGCCAACGATAATTTCCCCAAGAGAGAACAGATTAAggtgaacaaactaaaaatcccAAAGTTGGCTCtgaataatataaaaatgacGTCGAGACCTTCAGGAAACGAGACAAACTTGGAGTCGACACTCGACAAGATTCGCAACAACAATCCGTCTGTCACCGAGGTGAACCTCAACAATATAGAGAACATTCCCAAAGAGATGCTCCTGGATTACGTCAACGCCCTGAAGAAGAACAAACACGTGAAGACGTTCAGCATAGCAAACACCGGCGTGGATGAGAACATTGCGTTCAGCCTGGCCAACATGTTGAGGGAGAACCGCAGCATCACGACTCTGAACATTGAGTCCAACTTCATAACCGGAAAGGGCATCGTCGCCATCATTCGCTGTCTGCAGTTCAACGAGGCCCTCACGGAGCTCCGTTTCCACAACCAGAGACACATGCTGGGTCACCACGCGGAGATGGAGATCTCCCGGCTGCTCAAGGCCAACAACACCCTGCTGAAGATGGGCTACCACTTTGAGCAGCCGGGGCCCAGGATGGTGGTGACCAACATCCTGACCAGGAATCTGGACCGCCAGAGGCAGCTGAGGAAGGAggagcagcggcagcagcagctgaaggagcagaggGAGCTGGTGCAGAGGTACGAGGACAGCCTCAACCTGCCCCCGGGTTTACTCGAGATGCTGGGCTACGTGCCGCCACTAGAACTCCTTCAGGAGCAGGAACCCGTCCCGCCGCCGCCGTCGTCGTCGGAGCCGAACAGTTCGCCTCGAACACAACACCAGAGAGAGCAGCTGGAGCCGCAGAGGAATCTCAAACACAAGAGCACTCCCAAACAAGCCGGCGCCGGGCCATCAAACCCGTTACGGGACATCCAGCTGAAGAGGACTCCCAAGAAACGTAATCCTTTACTGGAACTGGACCCGAGGGACGACAGGAGACCCGAGAGGCCGAGCTTTCAGCTGAGAAAGACGACTAAAGTAAAGGATGCAGGAGCCAGGGAGACGGCGGACGAGAAGGCCAACCTGACGGACGTGATAAAGACTCTGAAACCCGTCCCTCGCAGACGAGTACCTCCGAAGGTCGATCTCACACCTCGTGATCAGCTCTTAAGCGAGATCAAAAAGAGCAACGTGGCCTATCTGAAATCT GTGCCACTCCCAAAAGCCCTGGAATCAAGTGAAACGAGTCTCCTCTGA